The following proteins come from a genomic window of Liolophura sinensis isolate JHLJ2023 chromosome 13, CUHK_Ljap_v2, whole genome shotgun sequence:
- the LOC135480541 gene encoding uncharacterized protein LOC135480541: protein MTLTLLLLAAVVVGSNAFGFGGNRAHLNQNATFTCVKSGDWCSLLFFLETADNLDLIYLEDPDETNTITAGTYDSAGNGIDGDGSAALPYFVNVTMDCSSYPITLHSPTGIPVKVMAPDVFQIKVMAKAKYQAPFFGDVVTIDDTRYSPMCNCSEAEFSQITENIIVSGDIEEDAVAITESAELKVYWVDVPFLSPGTLTALGADTYYILVLNPDNTATGAFVFNCYICDVAACNGSQTYNIIGEDGCSKVAGLSGFYMQGGELRTDIFQAFRLANQPNLFLSCSVGYCYDSADQRCDNYCAFNTGRRKKRQADQSSDENIENISAGFTITVNNNRPGNPSEVILQRETATQKPVSECNLQYVGLMAAVITLSGILLVGLIVVILVFLHMSKRSSGTAGKGKA, encoded by the exons AATGCCTTTGGATTTGGGGGAAATAGAGCTCATCTAAACCAAAATG CGACGTTCACCTGTGTGAAGTCCGGTGACTGGTGTTCCTTGCTGTTTTTCCTCGAGACAGCTGACAACCTGGATCTTATCTATCTTGAAGACCCGGACGAGACAAATACGATCACTGCGGGGACTTACGACAGTGCCGGAAACGGGATTGATGGCGATGGCAGTGCAGCTTTACCCTACTTTGTTAATGTAACAATGGACTGTAGTTCGTACCCAATAACGCTCCACTCTCCGACTGGCATACCCGTCAAAGTTATG GCTCCGGACGTTTTCCAGATCAAGGTGATGGCGAAAGCCAAATATCAAGCCCCATTTTTTGGCGATGTGGTTACCATTGATGACACGAGATACAGCCCCATGTGCAACTGCAGTGAAGCAGAATTTTCTCAAATTACAGAAAATATAATAGTATCCGG GGACATTGAGGAAGACGCCGTTGCCATTACAGAGTCAGCGGAGCTCAAAGTGTACTGGGTTGATGTCCCTTTTTTGAGCCCGGGCACCCTTACTGCTCTGGGTGCAGACACTTACTATATTCTCGTTTTAAATCCAGATAACA CTGCCACTGGGGCGTTTGTGTTCAACTGCTATATCTGTGACGTGGCAGCGTGTAATGGCTCTCAGACCTACAATATCATCGGAGAAGACGG GTGCAGTAAAGTTGCTGGATTGAGTGGATTTTACATGCAAGGTGGCGAGCTGCGCACTGACATCTTCCAGGCTTTTAGGCTGGCCAACCAGCccaatttgtttttgtcttgtagCGTGGGGTACTGTTACGATTCTGCCGATCAGAGATGTGACAAT tACTGTGCCTTCAATACAGGCCGCAGGAAGAAGCGACAAGCTGACCAAAGCAGCGATGAGAATATTGAAAACATCAGCGCCGGCTTCACGATCACGGTAAATAACAATCGACCGGGAAACCCTTCGGAGGTCATTCTACAGAGAGAGACTGCAACACAAAAACCAG TGTCAGAGTGCAACTTGCAGTACGTGGGCCTAATGGCTGCTGTCATAACTCTATCAGGAATCCTCCTCGTTGGCCTCATCGTTGTTATCCTCGTCTTCCTGCACATGTCAAAGAGATCTTCAGGGACTGCTGGTAAGGGTAAGGCATGA